The sequence GCATTTTTATTAAGCATGCTTTACCTCCGAAAGGAATCATTGGTGGAAGGAATAGTAGAAGATCCTGCCTCTCCTTCAGGATAGGGAGGTTTTAATTTTGATTTGTATATTTTTACAAGTGGTTTGTTACCGACAAAGTTTGGCAAAATTTATTGTTTAAAATTTGGGAAAGTTTTTTTAAGAATTTAGAAAATAGCATTATCCCACCTGCCCTAGAGACCCTCCCCCTTTCTCGATCAACAAATCCAATGGGAGTAAGTTTTGGGGTAATAAAAATTTATATTTTGCTGGTATTCCAATAAAATGGGTTGATAGGGGGAAATCCCATTTGGGGCTAAAATCCTTTTCAGGGACCGTAAAGGGATTAAGCGTAATTGCCCTATTTGGGATTCTATGGTATTCATAAATGGATGATAAAGCGAAGATATCCAAGAATGACATTTTTGGCTTTTGCCACGGTTTTCTCTCCAAAGACAGGGGTTTCTTTTGAGGGATCAATCAGAAATTTGGGTTTGCAAGGCCTGGGAATGTTTTCTAAAGGATATTTAGAGGTTAATTCCCAAGTTGAGATTCTGGTTACTTTTAGAAATGGGTCAGGTGCCACTAGGGAAGAGCGTATTTATGGGAAGGTTGTAGGTATCAATGTAGGAGTTGACGGCAATACCTTTGGAATAGAGTTTAACGAAAAAATCAAACAGGAAAAAAATCCTGCTTTATACCAATACCTTCATCAAACGCCAACAAAAACTTCTTAATCCATGAAATAGTGTTGAGTTTTCCAACCACCACACTTTGTGGCCCCCGCCCATCAACTTTTCTTTAAAAACCATTTCGTGATTTTCCCAAAAAGATTTGATAATCTACCCTCCTGAAAAAGGGAGGTACCCTCATGAAATTGAAACAGTATTACGAACAGATTAAAGATTGCCAGCTATGCGACCTCTCCAAAACCCGGACTCATCTGGTTTTTGGGGAAGGGAATCCAAACGCACGTATCGTTTTTGTGGGGGAGGCTCCCGGCAAAAACGAGGACCTGCAGGGAAAACCCTTTGTAGGAGCCGCAGGAAAAATTTTGACCCAGTTATTAGAGTCGATTGGTTTAAAAAGAGATGATATTTATATTGCCAATGTGCTGAAATGCAGACCTCCTGAAAACCGAAACCCAAAACCAGAAGAAATTGAAACCTGTATTCCTCACCTTTGGAAGCAATTGGAACTGATCCAACCCAAGGTGGTCTGTACGCTGGGAAACTTTGCCACCCAAACCCTTTTGGGTAAAAAAATTGGAATCAGTAAGGTCCGGGGGAAATATTTTCAGGTGAAGGATTCTTTTGTGTTTCCCATGTATCATCCGGCGGCCACTCTTCACCAAGGTGGGTTAAGAGAAGTTCTTAAAGAGGATTTTAAGACTTTAAGAGATTTCATAAACCAAAGTTTGGAGCCAAATCCTGATAGTGTAAAGTATTATGTGTGAAATTGAGGGTTGAAAAAATGGCGTTTTCCAACCAAGATAAAGTGTGCAACCCTAACCCAGGAGGAAAACGCCATGATGGAACTCAAAGTCAATGTACCACAAATCCGAGAGTTTT is a genomic window of Nitrospiria bacterium containing:
- a CDS encoding PilZ domain-containing protein, whose product is MIKRRYPRMTFLAFATVFSPKTGVSFEGSIRNLGLQGLGMFSKGYLEVNSQVEILVTFRNGSGATREERIYGKVVGINVGVDGNTFGIEFNEKIKQEKNPALYQYLHQTPTKTS
- a CDS encoding uracil-DNA glycosylase, with the protein product MKLKQYYEQIKDCQLCDLSKTRTHLVFGEGNPNARIVFVGEAPGKNEDLQGKPFVGAAGKILTQLLESIGLKRDDIYIANVLKCRPPENRNPKPEEIETCIPHLWKQLELIQPKVVCTLGNFATQTLLGKKIGISKVRGKYFQVKDSFVFPMYHPAATLHQGGLREVLKEDFKTLRDFINQSLEPNPDSVKYYV